The following proteins are co-located in the Palaemon carinicauda isolate YSFRI2023 chromosome 3, ASM3689809v2, whole genome shotgun sequence genome:
- the LOC137638687 gene encoding protein FAM151B — translation MTKRNKGCVLLDNFPISLLITLLIMAAENTKAQIPDVSDLFPEVADDLSKVSWAHAVNSKEELEQSIGDETIMMLEADILPGRLEGADPSEPTIPIMAHPPATESDISFEMWIDEVIKANKDGQKKGAKLDFKDISVVEECLKVLENRADQITFPLWLNADILKGPVSSTREPVDADKFLSLCVETFPLATLSVGWTTTYTSATDEKALYTKEMAEEMATALESKNVSMPVTFPIRAAFVPRSIEQLEWLVENIPDSTITVWSSSSDTIDVQALLALRDAIGNDSVYFDLPEEQKKEFDEAKKAEERAGAPSFRILPTNASGWATAAIALGSALAALYLYD, via the exons CACTTCTCATCATGGCGGCCGAAAATACCAAGGCGCAGATTCCGGACGTCTCCGACCTCTTCCCGGAAGTTGCAGATGACCTCAGCAAGGTGTCCTGGGCCCATGCCGTCAATAGCAAAGAGGAATTGGAGCAAAGTATTGGag ACGAAACCATCATGATGCTGGAAGCCGATATCTTGCCTGGGCGTTTGGAGGGCGCCGATCCCAGCGAGCCTACCATCCCCATCATGGCTCATCCTCCAGCCACCGAGTCAGACATCTCTTTCGAAATGTGGATTGACGAAGTCATCAAGGCTAATAAG GATGGACAGAAGAAAGGAGCTAAGCTAGACTTCAAGGATATTAGTGTCGTGGAAGAATGTCTGAAGGTTCTCGAAAACCGTGCTGACCAA ATCACATTTCCACTATGGTTGAATGCAGACATATTGAAAGGGCCAGTGAGCAGCACACGCGAGCCGGTTGACGCCGACAAGTTCCTATCTCTCTGTGTTGAAACCTTCCCATTG GCAACTCTCTCAGTTGGATGGACCACGACATACACATCTGCTACCGATGAGAAAGCTCTGTACACCAAAGAGATGGCCGAGGAAATGGCAACAGCGCTGGAGTCCAAGAACGTGTCCATGCCTGTGACGTTCCCCATCCGTGCTGCCTTCGTGCCTCGCTCCATTGAGCAGCTGGAGTGGCTCGTAGAGAAT ATCCCAGACAGCACCATCACGGTCTGGAGCTCATCGTCGGACACCATCGACGTCCAGGCCCTGCTGGCCCTGCGGGATGCCATCGGCAACGACTCCGTGTATTTCGATCTCCCCGAAGAACAGAAGAAGGAATTCGACGAAGCAAAGAAGGCGGAGGAAAGGGCAGGTGCGCCCAGCTTCCGGATTCTTCCAACCAACGCCTCGGGCTGGGCAACGGCGGCCATTGCTCTGGGGTCGGCCCTGGCAGCGCTCTATCTCTACGATTGA